The genomic stretch TAGTCATATTTCTCTCAAAAATTGCGCAATCGGTGTTTCATGAATTCTTATTACGAATCCGTCCGCGAATCCATCGGCTACGTGGAATTTCAGAACAGTCCCACGCGCTGCGAACCGCACTGGCATCAAGCGGTGGAGATTCTCTGCGCCCTCGACGACGAAGTATATACCCTCGTAAACAGCAAGGAAAAAATCTTGCAGCCTGGCGAAATCTGCGTGGCTGACTGTTACGACGTGCACTCCTTTTATTCGAGCGAACGCCCCGTCATGATTATTATCATTCCGAGCGAGTTTTTAAACGATTATATTAAAATGAAAGGAAAAAAACATCTCGCTACGCCCTATATCACCGATCCGGAAACTTATCGCAAAATCTATTCGTTCATGCGCGAATTCCAGTCGCAGGAACTGCCGCTCATATTACAGCGCGGTTACGTGAACGTGATTTTAGGCCTGATACTCGAATCCTGCGATTTGGAAGAATTTGCCGACGCGGACGTGAGCCTGATGAAAAACATCCTCAACTTCCTCGAAGAAAATTATCATGAAGACGTCGATTTGGATTATCTCGCGCAAAAGTTCGGTTACAGCAAATATTATTTCTCGCGTATGTTTAATAAATTTTTCAAATTCAGCCTCAACGAATACCTTTCCCGCCTTCGCATCCATCGCTTTATTGCCAGAATGCAGGCGGACAAAAACGCCGACATCATCGGTACTGCCTTCGATTGCGGTTTCCGTTCCTGGCAAACCTTTTACCGCTGTTTCAAAAATTATTACGGCGTTTCGCCGAAAAAATATCTGACAAATCTTTCATAAAAAGGATAAGTTCTACAAATGCTCATGAAAATCACATACAAAAAAACGGGTATTCACAATACCCGTTTTTTCTGGTGCGAGTGACAGGACTTGAACCATCTCGAAGGCTTTTTCGGCAATTTTGTCCGAACTGAAAAAATTT from Candidatus Borkfalkia ceftriaxoniphila encodes the following:
- a CDS encoding AraC family transcriptional regulator; the encoded protein is MNSYYESVRESIGYVEFQNSPTRCEPHWHQAVEILCALDDEVYTLVNSKEKILQPGEICVADCYDVHSFYSSERPVMIIIIPSEFLNDYIKMKGKKHLATPYITDPETYRKIYSFMREFQSQELPLILQRGYVNVILGLILESCDLEEFADADVSLMKNILNFLEENYHEDVDLDYLAQKFGYSKYYFSRMFNKFFKFSLNEYLSRLRIHRFIARMQADKNADIIGTAFDCGFRSWQTFYRCFKNYYGVSPKKYLTNLS